A single Vulpes lagopus strain Blue_001 chromosome 3, ASM1834538v1, whole genome shotgun sequence DNA region contains:
- the STOX1 gene encoding storkhead-box protein 1 isoform X2, translating into MNPIAQSQFIPLAEVLCCAVSDMNAAQIVVTQESILEHLMKHYPGIAIPSQDVLYTTLGTLIKDRKIYHTGEGYFIVTPQTYFITNTTPQDSKRDQSDESHPMPTRITYLVSMASCTELAENAAHISHCQSCRCFPDPCPPNVETPAAAEVAMKSQKDLQESKSLVQNRAVSVSEHHICESAKPLPYAKDREKGKKFGFSLLWRSISRKEKSRTEHSTFSAQFPPEEWPVRDEDNLDNIPRDIEHEIIKRINPILTVDNLIKHTVLMQKYEEQKQCNSQGTSTDMLTIKHKYTSKEGVRKRRGQSAKSRRRRGHSQRERHKVRSQGSEPQPGSLRLQKHPKLPATQPTPRIKSPNEAVVEKPLEKPLPVLGSHSIYKKRISNPFQGLPHRGTPKTKGHNIQKTSDLKAGQTGPKGKPFQRSGSPDSLIFESEAKQPHAEPCKDKPVVESIYMSDSTVKPTSDDLRDPLLNYCQCSVLQDGKCSFRKSMLRYDVCGGKNEVIPEVLRKSYSHFDALGEAKETQHVLLSQGSPSVDHASSACRLVDKTIHQFQNLGLLDYPVGTNYLRQPERQDGDLEDISVRKALVQEAETISLENEGLSDDNEALYQNELEDDDGACSSLYLDEEDFSGNEDLCQMLPGHIQYSFTGRSKWNHLGKQKVTKRSVTEYNSKIHRSELQVLKGNECYRPSGFFTNPGESQTPNLLAGSSGLSLGTQSSFNYEEEPSFVTSCQTEGSTFDYYSTKKANSETETLQDSIGDTAKKPASWSPSAQSQGMRRQFTEKVVFTTSHMPVLAQDIQREHSHLEGAENHSMAGDSGIDSPRTQSLASNNSVILDGLKRRQSFLQNFEGTKNGQTLTSNSLLQLTPVINV; encoded by the exons ATGAATCCAATAGCTCAGTCTCAGTTTATACCTTTGGCTGAAGTTCTTTGCTGTGCTGTATCTGATATGAATGCTGCTCAGATTGTGGTGACACAGGAATCGATATTGGAGCACTTGATGAAACACTACCCAG gCATTGCAATCCCATCTCAAGATGTTCTGTATACCACCCTGGGAACTCTGATTAAAGACAGGAAAATTTATCACACTGGAGAGGGATACTTCATAGTCACTCCTCAGACTTACTTCATCACAAATACAACCCCCCAAGACAGTAAGAGAGACCAATCAGATGAAAGCCACCCAATGCCAACTCGCATTACATATCTGGTGAGCATGGCGAGCTGTACGGAGTTAGCGGAAAACGCTGCCCACATTTCCCATTGCCAGTCTTGCCGGTGTTTCCCTGATCCGTGCCCTCCGAATGTAGAGACACCCGCTGCTGCAGAAGTGGCTATGAAAAGCCAGAAAGATCTTCAGGAATCCAAATCTTTGGTTCAGAATCGAGCAGTTTCAGTGTCTGAGCATCACATCTGTGAAAGCGCCAAACCATTACCATAcgcaaaagacagagaaaaaggcaagaaGTTTGGCTTTAGCCTCTTGTGGCGTAGTATATCCAGGAAGGAGAAGTCCAGAACAGAGCACAGCACTTTCTCTGCCCAGTTCCCACCAGAAGAATGGCCTGTTCGAGATGAAGATAACTTGGACAATATCCCTCGAGACATTGAACATGAGATTATCAAACGAATTAATCCCATTCTGACCGTTGACAACTTAATCAAACATACAGTCTTAATGCAAAAATACGAAGAACAGAAACAATGTAATAGCCAGGGCACTTCCACTGATATGCTGACTATTAAGCATAAATATACTTCAAAAGAGGGAGTTAGGAAAAGGCGGGGCCAGTCTGCAAAGTCTCGGAGGCGGCGAGGCCATTctcagagggagagacacaaagTCAGGAGTCAGGGAAGTGAGCCTCAGCCCGGAAGCCTCAGACTGCAGAAGCATCCCAAGCTCCCTGCCACACAGCCCACCCCCAGGATTAAGAGCCCAAATGAAGCAGTAGTTGAGAAACCACTTGAGAAACCACTACCAGTGCTGGGTTCCCACTCGATTTACAAGAAGCGAATTAGTAATCCTTTCCAGGGTTTGCCTCACCGAGGGACCCCAAAAACCAAAGGGCACAACATCCAGAAAACCAGTGACCTAAAAGCCGGTCAGACTGGACCAAAGGGAAAGCCTTTCCAAAGGTCAGGGTCTCCGGATTCCTTAATCTTTGAGAGTGAAGCCAAACAACCACATGCTGAGCCATGTAAAGATAAACCGGTGGTGGAATCCATTTATATGAGTGACTCTACTGTCAAACCTACCAGTGATGACTTAAGAGATCCCCTCTTAAATTACTGTCAATGTAGTGTTTTGCAAGATGGTAAATGTTCCTTTAGGAAAAGCATGTTGAGATATGATGTATGTGGTGGAAAAAACGAGGTAATCCCTGAGGTCTTGAGGAAAAGTTATTCTCACTTTGACGCCTTAGGGGAGGCAAAAGAAACACAGCATGTCCTGTTATCACAAGGCTCCCCCTCCGTAGACCATGCATCCTCTGCTTGTAGACTAGTTGATAAAACAATTCACCAGTTCCAAAATCTTGGTCTTTTGGATTACCCAGTTGGTACGAACTATTTGAGACAACCTGAGAGACAAGACGGAGACTTAGAAGACATATCAGTGAGAAAGGCACTTGTCCAGGAAGCAGAGACTATAAGTCTAGAAAACGAAGGGCTTTCTGATGATAATGAGGCCTTGTATCAGAATGAATTGGAAGATGATGATGGTGCCTGTAGTTCATTGTATCTAGATGAGGAAGACTTTTCTGGGAATGAGGACTTATGTCAAATGCTGCCTGGCCACATTCAGTATTCCTTTACGGGGAGAAGCAAGTGGAAtcatttgggaaaacaaaaagtGACCAAAAGATCTGTGACTGAGtacaacagcaaaatacacaggTCTGAGCTACAGGTGCTGAAAGGAAATGAGTGTTATAGACCCTCTGGGTTTTTCACTAACCCAGGTGAAAGCCAAACACCTAATCTCTTGGCTGGAAGCAGTGGCCTCAGTTTGGGGACTCAGTCCAGTTTTAACTATGAGGAAGAACCTAGCTTCGTGACCTCTTGCCAAACTGAGGGAAGTACATTTGATTACTATAGCACAAAGAAAGCCAATTCGGAGACTGAAACCCTACAAGACTCTATTGGTGACACTGCAAAGAAACCGGCTAGCTGGAGTCCGAGCGCTCAGAGTCAGGGAATGAGAAGGCAGTTCACAGAAAAGGTAGTTTTCACCAC